A stretch of the Theileria equi strain WA chromosome 1, complete sequence genome encodes the following:
- a CDS encoding hypothetical protein (encoded by transcript BEWA_029710A) gives MEISAIIYTLLLIGVCDCGSRGVETSQPKEQVAAKDSRLGCTLDLSSPDISKINIRERFIGGAEHKSHTASANHRIALIIDSGTKIWEASGEEECEYATTSMNGDVILLTLGLAGCSEKAKFFEKIDGSWIQIEEQAFLDKSKKIRESRPSVSVQASPKAKKERVQEGGPEPVEQAESGEQANADEAPESQVDFGTKEPFTLDISDPDRSKVIVKNSTDRGVDKRSFTPKVGQYISAIAEGGFSIWSAFGDEECNYVTLSFKDDAALLAIDVQSGGQFISKGFEKIGNAWKSITQEEFQSKINALLDYEPASESPIPEIYY, from the coding sequence ATGGAGATTTCTGCTATTATCTACACACTCCTCCTGATTGGAGTATGTGACTGCGGCTCTCGCGGCGTCGAGACTTCTCAACCCAAAGAGCAAGTTGCCGCCAAGGACTCTAGGCTTGGCTGTACTCTCGACCTCTCCAGCCCCGATATCTCCAAGATTAACATTCGTGAACGTTTCATCGGCGGAGCGGAGCACAAGAGCCATACAGCAAGCGCAAACCACAGGATCGCACTAATTATCGACTCTGGAACCAAGATCTGGGAGGCTTCCGGAGAAGAAGAGTGCGAGTATGCAACCACCTCCATGAATGGCGATGTCATTCTCCTGACTTTGGGACTTGCTGGTTGCTCCGAAAAGGCCAAGTTCTTTGAGAAGATTGATGGCTCGTGGATTCAGATTGAAGAACAGGCATTCCTGGACAAGTCCAAGAAGATTAGAGAGTCTAGACCCTCCGTATCAGTCCAGGCTTCTCCCAAGGCTAAGAAGGAACGGGTTCAAGAGGGTGGACCAGAACCCGTAGAACAGGCGGAAAGTGGTGAACAAGCTAATGCAGACGAAGCTCCCGAATCCCAAGTAGACTTTGGAACAAAGGAGCCATTCACATTGGACATTTCTGACCCTGATAGGTCAAAGGTGATTGTAAAGAATAGCACTGATAGGGGAGTTGACAAGAGGTCATTTACTCCAAAGGTCGGTCAGTACATCTCCGCCATTGCTGAAGGAGGCTTTTCCATCTGGAGTGCATTTGGAGACGAAGAATGCAATTATGTGACTCTCTCCTTCAAGGATGATGCTGCCCTTCTCGCCATTGATGTTCAAAGCGGTGGACAGTTTATATCAAAGGGCTTTGAGAAGATCGGTAACGCATGGAAGAGTATTACACAGGAAGAGTTTCAGAGCAAGATTAATGCCCTGCTAGACTATGAACCCGCCAGCGAATCGCCAATTCCAGAAATTTACTACTAG
- a CDS encoding hypothetical protein (encoded by transcript BEWA_029720A), translating into MTEIKSFTNKFRDKDKIILILGPTASGKTKFSIDLCKRLANRNIIAEIINSDAMQVYKGFDVGTAKPTPEEASAVPHHLIGFLDPRKEYNVSSFITHCTKVIEDLNEEEKLPVVVGGTNLYVEGLLWPSIMDFKEPNDAGFIAYVHSGKEQFTLKGTLDGGDKLGEKGDDISGVTKVSVYYWDGDDEENPKPLILEVDIGGNEKKYYIKYEKSEQEVHNGDAKIWVHHGISETSLQIRLDDRNCARNKVIPFDIGDTQKVFSFDSNASKGKGIQFVNSTTLSGSEYMVTSYTFSGDSEFKLSRVDYDKRKITEIDPPISALDGVRLYSNTSISDVPIVLELAEVGGGNSKFYASKDKDSWQQVDGESKGFYTGDKGFSEKQPTEALTNKLDEVICTHHRAVTMDISYDLSTTKKDNWYCCNGSHGKRVSVKEISVNHTHQSPPITIYKHSITDGRLKLAGIKFYLDNNQNKRRRVTSGTLKLPADGPIDVYVFYCNQNDPVLIYVDSKGGTATTGWYRKQKKKSGYDSKWKRTNQLNSIKPNNFESLSCKQWQKLKKYLKERGCNLQDCPQDTTEQRSVARSDSEGGQDQNGAEDDEPSSGDENSDAGQDGAKDDGETEERKKEEEHEKEKTEEGQKLGASPPGPGGSPPGGEDGRQSNQLATSTQNNALSSDAGRGSDGVGDQPVDGIVDLSSTVQGSLSTHGPPPRPDAANAPPEASEATALPKESQPDPFTSLIPAGTALAGYFFAGSAGSAATFFGGWKLYNRYKGDPWVLRMPIVTTARVLNCWYRY; encoded by the exons ATGACAGAGATAAAGAGTTTTACCAACAAATTTAGGGATAAAGACAAGATTATCCTGATTTTAGGGCCAACAGCCAGTGGAAAGACCAAATTTAGCATCGACTTGTGCAAAAGACTCGCCAATCGCAACATTATCGCAGAAATCATCAATTCAGACGCAATGCAG GTATACAAGGGCTTTGACGTTGGCACCGCAAAACCGACTCCTGAGGAGGCCTCGGCCGTCCCGCATCACTTGATTGGTTTCCTTGACCCGAGGAAGGAGTACAATGTCTCCTCATTCATCACACACTGCACCAAAGTG ATTGAGGACTtgaatgaagaagaaaagctCCCAGTGGTTGTAGGAGGAACTAATTTGTACGTGGAAGGATTGCTGTGGCCGTCCATTATGGATTTTAAAGAACCAAATGATG CAGGCTTTATTGCCTATGTCCATTCCGGCAAAGAGCAATTTACTCTCAAGGGAACTTTAGATGGTGGTGACAAACTAGGTGAGAAAGGAGATGATATCTCTGGTGTTACTAAAGTTTCTGTTTATTACTGggatggagatgatgaagaaaacCCCAAACCTCTTATCCTAGAAGTGGACATTGGtggaaatgaaaagaaGTACTACATTAAGTACGAAAAAAGTGAACAGGAAGTGCATAATGGAGATGCAAAAATTTGGGTACACCATGGAATTTCTGAGACATCATTACAGATCAGATTGGATGATAGAAATTGTGCCAGGAACAAAGTTATTCCATTTGATATTGGTGATACTCAAAAGGTTTTTAGCTTTGATTCCAATGCTTCCAAAGGTAAAGGCATACAATTTGTTAACTCTACCACACTATCCGGGAGTGAATACATGGTTACATCTTACACGTTTTCAGGTGATTCGGAGTTTAAACTGTCTAGAGTTGACTATGACAAGAGAAAGATTACTGAAATAGATCCTCCTATTAGCGCACTAGATGGAGTAAGACTGTATTCTAATACATCAATTTCGGATGTACCAATTGTACTTGAGTTAGCTGAGGTTGGAGGTGGAAACTCTAAATTTTATGCAAGCAAAGATAAGGATAGTTGGCAGCAAGTTGATGGAGAATCAAAGGGGTTTTATACTGGTGATAAAGGGTTTTCTGAAAAACAACCTACCGAAGCCCTCACAAATAAGCTAGACGAGGTAATCTGTACACATCACAGAGCAGTTACTATGGATATATCCTATGATCTATCTACAACAAAAAAAGATAATTGGTATTGTTGTAATGGTAGTCATGGTAAGAGAGTTTCTGTGAAGGAAATATCAGTTAATCACACACATCAATCACCACCCAttaccatttataaacaCTCCATCACAGATGGTAGACTGAAACTTGCAGGCATTAAGTTCTACCTTGACAACAATCAGAATAAAAGAAGACGTGTAACATCTGGTACATTAAAACTGCCTGCTGATGGACCTATTGATGTTTATGTTTTCTATTGCAACCAGAATGATCCAGTATTAATATATGTTGACTCAAAAGGAGGTACAGCTACTACAGGATGGTATAGAAAacagaaaaagaagagtgGTTATGATTccaaatggaaaaggacaaaTCAGCTAAATAGTATAAAGCCTAATAACTTTGAGAGTCTTAGCTGTAAACAGTGGCAGAAACttaagaaatatctaaaagaGCGCGGTTGTAATTTGCAAGACTGTCCTCAAGATACTACAGAACAGCGATCAGTAGCACGTTCTGATTCTGAAGGAGGACAAGACCAAAATGGAGCtgaggatgatgaaccATCCagtggagatgaaaatagTGATGCTGGTCAAGATGGtgctaaagatgatggTGAAACTGAGGAACGcaagaaggaagaggaacATGAAAAAGAGAAGACAGAAGAGGGTCAAAAACTAGGTGCTTCTCCTCCTGGCCCTGGTGGTAGTCCACCTGGTGGTGAAGATGGTCGACAGTCTAACCAACTTGCTACTAGCACTCAAAACAATGCTCTTTCTTCTGATGCTGGTAGAGGTAGTGATGGTGTAGGTGATCAACCTGTGGATGGTATTGTTGACCTTTCATCTACTGTTCAAGGATCTCTTTCTACTCATGGTCCACCTCCTAGACCTGATGCTGCTAATGCCCCTCCTGAAGCTTCTGAAGCTACTGCTCTTCCTAAAGAATCCCAACCTGATCCTTTTACTAGTCTTATTCCTGCCGGTACTGCACTAGCTGGATACTTTTTTGCTGGTTCTGCAGGATCCGCCGCAacattctttggaggatggaagctttataatcgctataaggGAGACCCCTGGGTACTGAGAATGCCTATTGTTACTACTGCTAGGGTCCTGAACTGCTGGTATAGGTACTAA
- a CDS encoding hypothetical protein (encoded by transcript BEWA_029730A), with amino-acid sequence MCRFVCNHKCVRLFILLVFYSLKNVASYWNKEFVKDSKTMPSIEIKLSPPENPLPQVEDEIHLLESNRIELEEGMMTKMEEEYNTALLESKKRIKEVIEESLRVFNDKELMAVLLSNATHFEKEVKKHSNNGENGQVSFIQLDHEVIPSSVRVMMSDVDEPDPIIKEKMDQIEQARNDQEIQMFYQESKEMEELTEITLTELEKALKIQLNPYLALMEEMGGHVRNHHTESSKNVHVNAGNQKRNQGAPSFIETQAEPLSNLQQLNVKIGQSDTPYPTVDDYVMNMEKKRDAAERAGRNRVLNMYMNLTKAHHEMIKEELHVALSKIMSQYGGVIDEAYKKSLLDRADAHPVRA; translated from the exons atgTGCAGATTCGTTTGCAATCACAAATGTGTGCGtctttttatccttttaGTCTTTTATTCTCTTAAAAAT GTAGCATCGTACTGGAACAAGGAGTTTGTCAAGGACTCCAAGACCATGCCGTCCATTGAAATTAAACTTTCACCGCCAGAAAAT CCTTTGCCGCAAGTTGAGGACGAGATTCACTTGTTGGAGTCGAATAGAATCGAGCTTGAGGAG GGAATGATGACcaagatggaggaagagtaCAATACGGCGCTCCTAGAGTCCaaaaagaggataaaggAGGTCATTGAGGAGAGTCTCCGCGTGTTTAACGACAAGGAGCTCATGGCAGTGCTGCTCTCCAACGCTAcacattttgaaaaggaggTAAAGAAGCACTCGAACaatggagagaatggaCAAGTCTCATTTATTCAGTTGGATCATGAGGTTATTCCGAGCTCTGTCAGAGTCATG ATGAGTGATGTGGACGAACCGGATCCGATaataaaggaaaagatgGACCAGATAGAACAGGCCAGAAATGATCAGGAGATCCAAATGTTTTATCAAGAGTCCAAGGAAATGGAAGAACTCACCGAAATTACACTTACAG AACTGGAGAAGGCCCTTAAGATACAGCTCAACCCATATCTCGCTCTGATGGAG GAAATGGGTGGCCATGTCAGAAATCATCATACAGAAAGTAGCAAAAATGTCCACGTTAATGCTGGGAACCAAAAAAGGAATCAGGGAGCTCCATCCTTTATCGAAACCCAGGCGGAGCCCCTGTCAAATCTTCAGCAGTTAAACGTTAAAATTGGGCAATCCGACACACCATATCCCACAGTTGACGATTATGTAatgaatatggaaaagaaacGAGACGCTGCAGAACGAGCT GGGCGTAACAGGGTGCTCAACATGTACATGAACCTGACCAAG GCGCATCATGAAATGATCAAGGAGGAGCTCCATGTAGCTCTTAGCAAGATAATGTCGCAGTACGGTGGAGTCATTGACGAAGCCTACAAAAAGTCGCTCTTGGACAGGGCGGATGCTCACCCCGTCAGGGCGTAA
- a CDS encoding hypothetical protein (encoded by transcript BEWA_029740A): MSSSSPGITIDIQKNSGQGAGSTTYKISPSKESVSLRKEEYPPSSGFWKFTHIKDGAGGGPFEVTEVQYNGRHTDIKPEGPINSLSVWYWDQDFGLSTPLLVEIKKSDNKYDYHFNKGGSGSNISWQPLSGNSKSNQLTGNDLEAKLDHLNCNLNQAVTITLTFEHSSHLSETHAKNSGRTKYCCDYHNPRGVNDLGNITVNKGEIRVNSAKKADYFKHTINSGDYKLAKIKYDITRGGGIRKRIKSSELAFPVTGSVSVYVFYCKQNPALIYVKGTGQSKWYKKPNDSSTTGISGDERWEEILPELKNTTPEDISRDKDCDKYNKLVEELYCAHNAKCPKLAQPSPQQQGPSGPTGPAGKNAVTDSINGADDQTTGGETASGRHTSKAPQQLPPRSSDLGTTSEATGAKGDQLPNVKDAQNLGQSDAGHIESSDASNSSEDEAAGGAEPEGETGAGLGAGGGPGVRTQTRTSGTGPSWPFGLSWESLISTIAQGLLTVPPKTVNAIAQTLSSGSPAKPTSQQAEAIPPGEQETTVSIPQEGPQAAEETPKAAKVFAGLPVAGGILSWSAFGTSSGTLAGSAATFFGGWKLYNRYKGDPWVRQI, translated from the exons ATGTCATCCTCCTCACCTGGTATCACCATTGACATACAAAAGAATAGTGGACAAGGAGCTGGATCTACTACATATAAAATATCTCCTAGTAAAGAATCTGTCAGTCTTAGGAAGGAAGAGTATCCTCCTAGCTCTGGTTTCTGGAAGTTCACACATATCAAGGATGGTGCTGGAGGAGGGCCCTTTGAAGTTACCGAAGTGCAGTATAATGGCCGACATACTGATATAAAACCGGAGGGACCTATTAATAGTTTATCTGTTTGGTACTGGGACCAAGATTTCGGACTTTCCACTCCTCTTTTGGTGGAGATCAAAAAATCAGACAATAAATATGATTATCACTTTAATAAAGGTGGTAGTGGAAGTAATATAAGCTGGCAACCACTTTCTGGAAATTCAAAATCAAATCAACTCACCGGTAATGATCTTGAGGCCAAGCTCGATCACCTCAACTGTAATCTCAACCAGGCAGTCACCATTACTCTAACTTTTGAGCATTCTAGCCATCTTTCTGAGACTCATGCTAAGAATAGTGGTAGGACTAAGTACTGTTGCGATTACCATAATCCTAGGGGTGTTAATGACCTAGGAAATATCACTGTTAATAAAGGGGAGATAAGAGTAAATAGTGCCAAAAAGGCTGATTACTTCAAACATACCATCAATTCTGGTGATtataaacttgcaaagattaAGTACGATATTACCAGGGGTGGTGGCATTAGGAAGCGCATAAAGTCCTCTGAGCTAGCCTTTCCCGTCACAGGTTCTGTTAGCGTCTATGTATTTTACTGTAAACAGAATCCAGCTCTTATTTATGTTAAAGGAACTGGGCAAAGCaaatggtacaagaaaCCTAATGATAGTAGCACTACTGGTATTAGTGGAGATGAACGGTGGGAGGAGATCTTGCCTGAACTCAAAAATACCACACCAGAGGATATAAGTAGAGATAAAGACTGTGACAAATATAATAAACTCGTGGAGGAACTATATTGTGCACACAATGCAAAATGTCCTAAACTTGCTCAACCCTCACCTCAACAACAAGGTCCTTCTGGACCTACAGGACCTGCTGGTAAAAATGCTGTTACCGATAGTATTAATGGTGCTGATGACCAAACTACTGGCGGAGAAACTGCTTCTGGAAGACATACTTCTAAAGCTCCTCAACAACTTCCTCCTAGATCATCTGACCTAGGTACTACATCCGAAGCTACTGGGGCTAAAGGTGATCAACTTCCTAATGTTAAAGACGCCCAAAATCTAGGTCAATCTG ATGCTGGACATATAGAATCTTCTGATGCTAGTAATTCCAGTGAAGATGAAGCAGCTGGTGGAGCTGAACCTGAAGGAGAAACTGGTGCTGGTCTCGGAGCTGGAGGAGGCCCTGGTGTAAGAACTCAGACTAGGACTAGTGGTACAGGACCTAGTTGGCCATTTGGTTTGTCATGGGAATCACTTATTTCTACTATTGCCCAAGGCCTACTTACTGTGCCACCTAAAACAGTTAATGCTATAGCACAAACCTTATCTTCTGGATCTCCTGCTAAACCTACTTCTCAACAAGCTGAAGCTATTCCTCCTGGAGAACAAGAGACTACTGTTTCTATACCTCAAGAAGGACCTCAAGCTGCTGAAGAAACTCCTAAAGCTGCTAAAGTTTTTGCTGGTCTTCCTGTTGCTGGAGGTATACTATCATGGTCGGCATTTGGAACATCTTCTGGTACCCTTGCTGGAAGTgctgcaacattttttggaggatggaaactttataatcgctataaaggagacccttgggttagacagatttaa